The following proteins come from a genomic window of Nicotiana tomentosiformis chromosome 12, ASM39032v3, whole genome shotgun sequence:
- the LOC104102267 gene encoding uncharacterized protein, which yields MEITTRSGKLLQGENEQVVEVEDPEQEVEAQVEVPIAVEAERLPKEVKNQEVNREEVKEKIKETPKALAQIPSPPPPFPQILSRRVDDSKLDKFYDILKQLSVNIPFVEVFQEMPGFAKYLKDLITKNKTTKNEVVNVTHRQSGLGMPRTTSMRLQMADRSIKRPVGIVDDVLVKVGKFLLPADFAMLDCAVDKEISIIFGRPFLANGRSLMDSEQNEIKL from the exons ATGGAAATCACAACTCGAAGTGGGAAACTACTTCAAGGAGAAAATGAACAAGTAGTCGAAGTGGAAGATCCAGAACAAGAAGTTGAGGCACAAGTTGAGGTGCCAATTGCTGTTGAAGCTGAAAGACTCCCAAAGGAAGTGAAAAATCAAGAAGTGAACCGTGAAGAGGTTAAGGAAAAGATAAAAGAGACACCAAAAGCTCTAGCACAAATTCCTAGCCCTCCTCCTCCTTTCCCTCAAATACTTTCTAGGAGGGTTGATGATAGCAAACTCGATAAGTTCTATGACATTCTCAAGCAACTATCGGTGAACATTCCATTTGTGGAAGTATTTCAAGAGATGCCGGGTTTTGCTAAGTACTTGAAAGACTTGATCACTAAAAATAAAACCACCAAGAATGAAGTGGTGAATGTGACTCATCGG CAATCGGGGTTAGGTATGCCTAGGACTACAagcatgaggttgcaaatggccgacCGTTCAATAAAAAGACCGGTGGGAATTGTTGATGATGTTCTTGTGAAAGTGGGGAAGTTCCTCCTCCCTGCCGACTTTGCTATGCTTGATTGTGCTGTTGATAAAGAAATCTCTATCATCTTTGGGAGACCATTCCTTGCTAACGGAAGATCACTCATGGATTCGGAACAAAATGAGATCAAGCTCTGA